One window of the Pseudofrankia sp. DC12 genome contains the following:
- a CDS encoding metalloregulator ArsR/SmtB family transcription factor, whose translation MSEPAPEASLDETLSALADPVRRRAVELLAAGPRRAGELASALGATPSTMSKHLRVLRQCGLVSETHPEFDARVRIYTLRSVPMTELRRWIDTAEQAWAGQLAAFAAHLERHLER comes from the coding sequence GTGAGCGAGCCCGCGCCCGAGGCGAGCCTCGACGAGACCCTGTCCGCGCTGGCCGACCCGGTCCGGCGGCGGGCCGTCGAGCTGCTCGCGGCGGGGCCGCGGCGCGCCGGCGAGCTCGCGTCGGCCCTCGGCGCCACGCCGTCGACGATGAGCAAGCATCTACGGGTGCTGCGCCAGTGTGGCCTGGTCAGCGAGACACACCCCGAGTTCGACGCGCGGGTCCGGATCTACACGCTGCGGTCGGTGCCGATGACCGAGCTGCGCCGCTGGATCGACACCGCCGAGCAGGCCTGGGCGGGCCAGCTCGCGGCCTTCGCCGCGCATCTTGAGCGACACCTGGAACGGTGA
- a CDS encoding VOC family protein — protein sequence MGEQVFTSSVHHRDPKAALAWLERVFGFEITMAIDGPPEAPEMCHYELSCAGAGRIMVGAEWADWIRCPASNGGSNSQVVHVQLPGGLDEHCERARAAGAEIAAEPTDQFYGDRTYRAVDLQGHRWSFAAHVCDVSRAEAEAALGQPIMATDWK from the coding sequence GTGGGCGAACAGGTGTTCACGTCGAGTGTGCACCACCGGGACCCGAAGGCGGCCCTCGCCTGGCTGGAGCGCGTGTTCGGTTTCGAGATCACGATGGCCATCGACGGGCCGCCCGAAGCGCCCGAGATGTGCCACTACGAGTTGAGCTGCGCCGGCGCTGGACGGATCATGGTTGGCGCCGAGTGGGCCGACTGGATCCGCTGCCCCGCCAGCAACGGCGGGTCGAACAGCCAGGTGGTGCACGTGCAGCTGCCGGGCGGGCTCGACGAGCACTGCGAGCGGGCCCGCGCGGCCGGCGCGGAGATCGCGGCTGAGCCGACGGACCAGTTCTATGGCGACCGCACCTACCGTGCCGTCGATCTCCAGGGGCACCGCTGGTCGTTCGCGGCCCACGTCTGCGACGTCTCCCGCGCCGAGGCCGAGGCCGCCCTCGGGCAGCCGATCATGGCCACCGACTGGAAGTGA